Proteins from a single region of Bartonella sp. M0283:
- a CDS encoding phosphatase PAP2 family protein yields MRKTRKLTIAVLGSATLFCSGYYLSGNGYLNRFGEQRMMLDVTPPPFGSAEQQRDEKIFLKTRSYKDSARWKQAINDANATQAELIHGFSCAAGHQLDPKNMPNFVKLFTKIDDDAERLTRHSKKEFRIPRPYIAYGGASCTKPSGYDYPSGHAMEGWTIARLLVEFFPERRAAIFTHARSLAESRVICGVHSVSAVEVDEHYSERLFERLKKLTSFQNDLSIARSEMDKLKEWSDKQGKCEKFPSQYVKPFSVRASFSYSYPANVVR; encoded by the coding sequence ATGCGTAAAACTCGAAAACTTACGATTGCCGTTCTTGGCAGTGCGACATTGTTTTGCAGTGGTTATTATTTGAGCGGAAACGGCTATCTGAACCGTTTTGGCGAGCAACGTATGATGCTTGACGTCACCCCTCCTCCCTTTGGAAGTGCCGAACAACAGCGTGATGAAAAAATTTTTTTAAAAACCCGTAGCTATAAAGACAGTGCACGTTGGAAACAGGCAATAAATGACGCTAACGCAACCCAAGCGGAGCTTATTCATGGCTTTAGCTGTGCGGCGGGACATCAATTGGACCCGAAAAATATGCCGAATTTCGTCAAGCTTTTCACAAAAATCGATGATGACGCAGAAAGACTGACACGACACTCCAAAAAAGAATTTAGAATTCCTCGTCCTTATATCGCTTATGGAGGCGCTTCGTGCACAAAGCCCTCGGGATATGATTATCCGTCCGGTCACGCCATGGAAGGGTGGACAATTGCACGCTTGCTGGTTGAATTTTTCCCTGAGCGGCGTGCGGCCATTTTTACCCATGCGCGCAGCCTTGCTGAAAGCCGCGTCATTTGCGGTGTCCATAGTGTCAGTGCTGTGGAAGTTGACGAACATTATTCGGAAAGACTTTTCGAACGCTTGAAAAAACTTACGTCCTTCCAAAATGATTTGTCCATTGCAAGAAGTGAAATGGACAAATTGAAAGAATGGTCTGACAAACAAGGAAAATGCGAAAAATTTCCGTCCCAATATGTCAAACCATTTTCTGTCAGAGCGTCTTTTTCCTATTCCTATCCCGCTAATGTTGTGAGGTGA